The Megachile rotundata isolate GNS110a chromosome 3, iyMegRotu1, whole genome shotgun sequence genome includes a window with the following:
- the LOC105663216 gene encoding uncharacterized protein LOC105663216 — translation MRMALNIFTLLMNLLVLICLAANTRAYDPNDKSLKDILLPEGQFEAFYLKGSQEEEQNAVRPPHLHGSFHQYKNPALVGAPNSAAYGFRFDGKRRFNYN, via the exons ATGAGGATGGCTCTGAACATTTTTACCTTACTCATG AATTTGCTCGTTTTAATTTGTCTGGCCGCGAACACGCGTGCCTACGACCCAAACGACAAATCGCTGAAGGACATTCTACTTCCTGAGGGACAATTCGAAGCGTTTTATCTGAAGGGATCGCAGGAGGAGGAACAAAATGCGGTCAGACCACCGCATCTTCATGGATCGTTTCACCAGTACAAGAATCCCGCTCTTGTTGGAGCGCCCAACAGTGCTGCATACGGTTTCCGTTTCGATGGAAAGCGTcgttttaattacaattaa